The proteins below come from a single Polymorphobacter fuscus genomic window:
- a CDS encoding M28 family peptidase, producing MYRPARFLTPLFAIALTAAAPPPISATRIKADVATLASDAFAGRGPGEDGETKTIAFLQAEMAKAGLQPGGPDGQWLQPVPLVRLDRAPGATLTLTHGGAAHTLTLGRDATLGLRNPGRTRIADLPLVFAGFGIVGRFGGADYNPYKGIDMAGKVAVVLANDPDFEAGKDLGFEGRRLVIAGRIGSKFEAAARAGAAGILVIHEDSAASYPWLQVGSGDALPAMAAAPLKPSTLQLSGWLSGAAAADLLKAQNLDLAALKARSRAPGFAAFAMPGAALSADATLTATPVTSHNVIGRIPGATRPAEAILYGAHWDANGRNGPDATGDAIRNGAIDNATGTAELLEVARAFAAGPRPARSVIFAAWTAEEKGLIGSDHYAANPTTPLAATVAVINLDPHVALPAARNLELIGGGRTPLEDALRREAKDLGLTLVDEPNPEAGWYFRSDHYPFARRGVPSLAFRAGRDLVAGGFARGDAIVAEYNTNHYHQPSDSFHPDWDFTGTAQEATVAYRVGRALADSRDWPLWNAGSEFAPLRGPAPR from the coding sequence ATGTACCGCCCCGCCCGCTTCCTCACCCCACTGTTCGCCATCGCCCTCACCGCCGCCGCGCCGCCGCCGATTTCCGCAACGCGCATCAAAGCCGATGTCGCAACCCTGGCGTCGGACGCCTTCGCTGGCCGCGGCCCCGGCGAGGACGGCGAGACCAAGACCATCGCCTTTCTGCAGGCCGAGATGGCGAAGGCCGGGCTGCAACCCGGCGGCCCCGATGGCCAATGGCTGCAGCCGGTGCCGCTGGTGCGCCTCGATCGCGCGCCGGGCGCCACGCTGACCCTGACGCACGGGGGCGCGGCCCACACCCTGACGCTCGGCCGCGACGCCACGCTCGGCCTGCGCAACCCGGGCCGCACCCGCATCGCCGACCTGCCGCTGGTGTTTGCCGGCTTCGGCATCGTCGGCCGCTTCGGCGGCGCGGATTACAACCCCTACAAGGGCATCGACATGGCGGGCAAGGTCGCCGTCGTCCTCGCCAACGACCCCGATTTCGAGGCCGGCAAGGATCTCGGCTTCGAAGGCCGGCGCCTTGTCATTGCCGGCCGCATCGGCAGCAAGTTCGAAGCGGCCGCACGCGCCGGTGCCGCCGGGATCCTCGTCATCCATGAAGACTCCGCCGCCAGCTACCCCTGGCTCCAGGTCGGCAGCGGCGACGCGCTGCCCGCCATGGCCGCGGCCCCGCTCAAGCCATCGACGCTGCAGCTCAGCGGCTGGCTGTCCGGCGCCGCCGCTGCCGACCTGCTCAAGGCCCAGAACCTCGACCTTGCCGCGCTCAAGGCCCGCAGCCGGGCCCCGGGCTTTGCCGCCTTCGCGATGCCGGGCGCCGCCCTGTCGGCCGACGCGACGCTTACCGCCACGCCCGTCACCAGCCACAATGTCATCGGGCGCATCCCCGGCGCCACCCGCCCGGCCGAAGCGATCCTTTACGGCGCGCATTGGGACGCCAATGGCCGCAACGGCCCCGATGCGACGGGTGACGCCATCCGAAATGGCGCCATCGACAATGCCACCGGCACCGCCGAACTGCTCGAAGTCGCCCGCGCCTTTGCTGCCGGGCCGCGCCCGGCGCGCAGCGTGATCTTCGCCGCCTGGACGGCCGAGGAAAAGGGCCTGATCGGCAGCGATCATTACGCCGCCAATCCGACGACACCGCTTGCCGCCACCGTCGCCGTCATCAACCTCGATCCGCACGTCGCCCTGCCGGCGGCGCGCAATCTGGAGCTGATTGGCGGTGGCCGCACCCCGCTCGAAGACGCCTTGCGCCGCGAAGCCAAGGACTTGGGCCTCACCCTTGTCGACGAGCCCAACCCCGAAGCCGGCTGGTATTTCCGCTCCGATCACTACCCCTTCGCCCGGCGCGGCGTGCCGTCGCTGGCCTTTCGCGCCGGCCGTGACCTTGTCGCGGGCGGTTTCGCCCGCGGCGATGCCATCGTCGCCGAATACAACACCAACCATTACCACCAGCCCAGCGACAGCTTCCATCCGGATTGGGACTTTACGGGCACCGCGCAGGAAGCGACCGTCGCCTATCGTGTCGGCCGCGCGCTGGCCGACAGCCGCGACTGGCCGCTGTGGAACGCCGGTAGCGAATTCGCACCATTGCGAGGTCCGGCCCCGCGCTGA
- a CDS encoding SMP-30/gluconolactonase/LRE family protein: MHPHTIVAEGLQFPEGPIAMDDGSVIFVEIKAGKLTRLAPNGTLTTVATPGGGPNGAAIGPDGAIYVCNNGGFAWYEQDGMLLPGNAAEDYTTGRIERVDIATGKVARLYDKTDDGLALSGPNDIVFDAAGGFWFTDLGKHFPHHETKGGLFYGKADGSSCVCAVHGPNLNGVGLSPDGSKIYAAVTAGRVILEFDVTGPGTVAPSPLAAIPGRFVTTWGTKTYLDSLAMEANGNIAQATLIEEAGVTSVDPVTGAQEFFAFPDLLTTNIAFGGADMMDAWVTLSTTGKMARCRWPRPGLRLHFNG, encoded by the coding sequence ATGCATCCGCACACCATCGTCGCCGAAGGGCTGCAGTTCCCCGAAGGCCCGATCGCCATGGACGACGGGTCTGTCATCTTCGTGGAGATCAAGGCGGGCAAGCTGACCCGTCTCGCCCCGAATGGCACGCTGACCACCGTCGCCACGCCCGGCGGCGGCCCCAATGGCGCCGCCATCGGCCCCGACGGCGCCATCTATGTCTGCAACAACGGCGGCTTCGCCTGGTACGAGCAGGACGGCATGCTGCTGCCCGGCAACGCCGCCGAGGATTACACCACCGGCCGCATCGAGCGCGTCGACATCGCCACCGGCAAGGTCGCGCGGCTGTACGACAAGACCGACGACGGGCTGGCGCTGTCCGGCCCCAACGACATCGTCTTCGATGCCGCCGGCGGCTTCTGGTTCACCGATCTCGGCAAGCATTTCCCGCATCACGAGACCAAGGGCGGGCTGTTCTACGGCAAGGCCGATGGCAGCAGCTGCGTCTGCGCCGTGCATGGCCCCAACCTCAACGGTGTCGGCCTGTCCCCCGATGGCAGCAAGATCTACGCCGCCGTCACCGCCGGCCGCGTCATCCTGGAATTCGATGTCACCGGCCCGGGCACTGTCGCGCCATCGCCGCTCGCCGCCATCCCCGGACGTTTCGTGACGACCTGGGGGACCAAGACCTATCTCGACAGCCTCGCCATGGAAGCCAACGGCAATATCGCCCAGGCGACGCTGATCGAGGAAGCCGGCGTCACGTCCGTCGACCCGGTCACCGGTGCCCAGGAATTCTTCGCCTTCCCGGACCTGCTGACCACCAACATCGCCTTTGGCGGTGCCGACATGATGGACGCCTGGGTGACTCTGTCGACCACCGGCAAGATGGCCCGATGCCGCTGGCCGCGCCCGGGCCTGCGCCTGCACTTCAACGGCTGA
- a CDS encoding alpha/beta fold hydrolase, whose translation MAITTRSIAANGLEFAIDECGDGPDIALCLHGFPESRFSWRHQLPVLAGLGWHAVAPDLRGYGDSSRPLRQSDYHIDHLVADAAALFDALGARRRLLVAHDWGAIIAWIFALRDTRQLDGLVILNVPHPRVFRDVLRASWAQKRKSWYVAFFQLPWLPEALLGARHAEAIGKAFTGMAIDKAAFPPAVIDHYRANASRPGALTAMINYYRANFPDILDEPAPRLAVPTLMLWGEADSALGLELTHGYAPLVSDFTLRRFPNVSHWVQQEAPDAVNAALEEWLAPRRPPA comes from the coding sequence ATGGCGATCACAACCCGCAGCATCGCCGCCAACGGGCTCGAATTCGCCATCGATGAATGCGGGGACGGCCCCGATATCGCCCTGTGCCTGCACGGCTTTCCCGAAAGCCGCTTTTCCTGGCGCCACCAGCTACCGGTGCTCGCCGGCCTCGGCTGGCACGCCGTTGCCCCTGATCTGCGCGGCTATGGCGACAGCAGCCGGCCGTTACGCCAGTCGGACTATCATATCGATCACCTCGTCGCCGATGCGGCGGCGCTGTTCGACGCGCTCGGCGCCCGCCGCCGGCTGCTGGTCGCGCATGACTGGGGTGCGATCATCGCCTGGATCTTCGCCTTGCGCGACACCCGGCAGCTCGACGGCCTCGTCATCCTCAACGTCCCCCACCCGCGGGTGTTTCGCGACGTGCTGCGTGCCAGCTGGGCGCAGAAGCGCAAGAGCTGGTATGTCGCCTTCTTCCAGCTCCCGTGGCTGCCCGAGGCCTTGCTCGGCGCCCGGCATGCCGAGGCCATCGGCAAGGCGTTTACCGGCATGGCGATCGACAAGGCGGCCTTCCCGCCGGCCGTGATCGACCATTATCGCGCCAACGCCAGCCGGCCCGGCGCGCTGACGGCGATGATCAACTATTATCGCGCCAACTTCCCCGACATCCTCGATGAACCCGCGCCGCGGCTGGCGGTCCCGACCCTGATGCTGTGGGGGGAGGCCGACTCGGCGCTCGGCCTCGAACTCACCCACGGCTATGCGCCGCTCGTCAGCGACTTCACCCTCAGGCGCTTCCCCAACGTTTCGCACTGGGTGCAGCAGGAAGCACCGGATGCGGTCAATGCAGCGCTGGAGGAATGGCTCGCGCCGCGGCGACCTCCGGCTTGA
- a CDS encoding nucleoside deaminase, translating into MARALDEARLAAARGEVPVGAVVSGPDGRLIAAAGNRTREQADPTAHAEILAIRAAGAALGTERLVGCTLHVTLEPCPMCAAAIGQARIATLVYGASDPKSGGIEQGPRIFTHPQAHHVPQVITGIAARESAELLRDFFAQRRGESLRR; encoded by the coding sequence ATGGCCCGCGCGCTGGACGAGGCACGCCTGGCCGCGGCGCGTGGTGAGGTGCCGGTCGGCGCCGTGGTTTCAGGCCCCGACGGGCGATTGATCGCCGCTGCCGGCAATCGCACGCGCGAGCAGGCGGATCCGACAGCCCATGCCGAAATATTGGCGATCAGGGCGGCGGGGGCGGCGCTGGGCACCGAGCGACTGGTCGGATGCACGCTGCATGTGACGCTGGAGCCGTGCCCCATGTGTGCCGCCGCCATCGGCCAGGCGCGGATCGCGACGCTGGTCTATGGCGCGTCCGACCCCAAGTCGGGCGGCATCGAGCAGGGGCCGCGCATCTTCACCCATCCACAGGCCCATCATGTGCCGCAGGTCATCACCGGCATCGCCGCGCGCGAATCGGCAGAGCTGCTGCGCGATTTCTTTGCGCAGCGACGCGGCGAATCGCTGCGCCGGTAG
- the acs gene encoding acetate--CoA ligase → MTDTIHPVPEAAAADTRTTLAQYHDRYARSIADPDGFWREQLPRLDWLRTPTVMGNWSWDPVRIRWFEDGMLNAAANCLDRHDPAATAIVWEADAPGAPGRRISYGELLEDTCRMANALVALGVERGDRVTIYMPMIPEAAVAMLACARIGAVHSVVFGGFSAEAIAGRLEDADSRFVITADEGRRGGKTVPLKACVDEALDTHATAQVEAVLVVRHTGGKVAMHPDRDHWWHELRSQVPATCTPEPMNAEDPLFILYTSGSTGKPKGVLHTTAGYLLWANLTFETVFDYKAGELFWCTADVGWITGHSYIVYGPLSAGATILMFEGIPSYPASDRFWQVIEKHRVNIFYTAPTALRAVMRDGDAPVLKHDLSSLRLLGTVGEPINPEAWNWYDRVVGKGKLPIVDTWWQTETGGALITPLPGATPTKPGSATLPFYGVQPALVDAEGTIIPRADGEEISGNLVLLASWPGQARSLHGDHERFTQTYFTTYRGKYFTSDGARQDKDGYWWITGRVDDVINVSGHRMGTAEVESALVAHQDVAEAAVVGFPHDIKGQAIYAYVTLNAGIPASDALLAALRATVRHEIGGIAVPDHIHITPGLPKTRSGKIMRRILRKIAENDFASLGDTSTLADPSVVEALIEGRLNR, encoded by the coding sequence ATGACCGATACTATCCACCCTGTCCCCGAAGCCGCCGCCGCCGACACCCGCACCACACTGGCGCAATACCACGACCGCTATGCCCGCAGCATCGCCGACCCCGATGGGTTCTGGCGTGAACAGCTGCCGCGGCTCGACTGGCTGCGCACGCCGACGGTCATGGGCAATTGGTCGTGGGATCCGGTGCGGATTCGCTGGTTCGAGGACGGCATGCTCAATGCCGCCGCCAATTGCCTCGATCGCCATGATCCGGCCGCGACGGCGATCGTCTGGGAAGCCGATGCACCCGGCGCACCCGGCCGCCGCATCAGCTATGGCGAACTGCTCGAAGACACGTGCCGCATGGCCAATGCACTGGTGGCGCTGGGGGTCGAACGCGGCGACCGTGTCACCATCTACATGCCGATGATTCCCGAAGCCGCCGTCGCGATGCTCGCCTGCGCCCGCATCGGTGCCGTCCATTCGGTGGTGTTCGGCGGGTTTTCGGCCGAAGCCATCGCCGGCCGGCTGGAAGATGCCGACAGCCGCTTCGTCATCACCGCCGACGAAGGCCGGCGCGGCGGCAAGACCGTGCCGCTCAAGGCCTGTGTCGACGAGGCGCTCGACACCCACGCCACCGCCCAGGTCGAAGCGGTGCTGGTCGTTCGCCATACCGGCGGCAAGGTGGCAATGCACCCCGACCGCGATCATTGGTGGCACGAGTTGCGCAGCCAGGTGCCGGCCACCTGCACGCCCGAGCCGATGAATGCCGAGGACCCGCTTTTCATCCTTTACACCTCCGGGTCGACCGGCAAGCCCAAGGGCGTCCTCCACACCACCGCCGGCTATTTGCTCTGGGCCAATCTGACCTTCGAGACGGTGTTCGACTACAAGGCCGGGGAGCTGTTCTGGTGCACCGCCGACGTGGGTTGGATCACCGGCCACAGCTATATCGTCTATGGCCCGCTGTCGGCCGGTGCGACCATATTGATGTTCGAAGGCATCCCCAGCTACCCGGCGAGCGACCGATTCTGGCAGGTGATCGAAAAGCACCGCGTCAACATCTTCTACACGGCGCCCACCGCCTTGCGCGCCGTCATGCGCGACGGCGATGCTCCGGTGCTCAAGCACGACCTGTCGTCCCTGCGCCTGCTCGGCACGGTCGGCGAACCGATCAACCCCGAAGCCTGGAATTGGTACGACCGTGTTGTCGGCAAGGGCAAGCTGCCGATCGTCGATACCTGGTGGCAGACCGAAACCGGCGGCGCGCTGATCACCCCGCTGCCCGGCGCCACCCCGACCAAGCCCGGCTCCGCCACCCTGCCCTTCTATGGCGTGCAGCCGGCACTGGTCGATGCCGAAGGCACGATCATCCCGCGCGCCGACGGCGAGGAGATCAGCGGCAACCTTGTCCTTCTCGCCTCATGGCCCGGCCAGGCACGCAGCCTCCATGGCGATCACGAACGGTTCACCCAGACCTATTTCACCACCTATCGCGGCAAATATTTCACCAGCGACGGCGCCCGCCAGGACAAGGACGGCTATTGGTGGATCACCGGCCGGGTCGATGACGTCATCAACGTCTCGGGGCATCGCATGGGCACGGCCGAGGTCGAATCGGCGCTCGTTGCCCATCAGGATGTCGCCGAAGCCGCGGTCGTCGGCTTCCCGCACGACATCAAGGGCCAGGCGATCTATGCCTATGTGACGCTCAACGCCGGCATCCCGGCCTCCGACGCGCTGCTCGCTGCCCTGCGTGCCACGGTGCGGCATGAAATCGGCGGCATTGCCGTGCCCGACCATATCCACATCACCCCGGGCCTGCCCAAGACGCGCAGTGGCAAGATCATGCGCCGCATCCTGCGCAAGATTGCCGAGAATGACTTCGCCAGCCTCGGCGACACCTCCACCCTCGCCGACCCCTCGGTCGTCGAGGCGCTCATCGAAGGCCGCCTCAACCGCTGA
- a CDS encoding Fe2+-dependent dioxygenase, translated as MLIAIPAVLDADVLGAVRALVDGAEWVDGNVTSGHQSALAKRNMQLPEASPAAREAGGLILDALGRTPLFIAAALPHSIYPPLFNSYEGGQSFGLHVDNAVRIQRGSSFRIRSDLSATLFLADPDSYDGGELVIEHEFGVEAVKLPAGHMVLYPASSLHRVEPVTRGRRLASFFWLQSMVRDNDSRRLLFDLDSSIQLLSQSLGHDDAEVIRLTGIYHNLLRKWTEL; from the coding sequence ATGTTGATCGCGATTCCGGCGGTGCTCGATGCCGATGTGCTCGGCGCCGTCCGCGCGCTGGTCGATGGCGCCGAATGGGTGGACGGCAATGTCACCTCCGGCCACCAGTCGGCGCTGGCCAAGCGCAACATGCAGCTGCCTGAAGCCAGCCCGGCGGCGCGCGAGGCAGGCGGCCTGATCCTCGATGCCCTGGGGCGGACGCCGCTGTTCATCGCGGCGGCGCTGCCGCACAGCATCTACCCGCCGCTGTTCAACAGCTATGAAGGCGGGCAGAGCTTTGGCCTCCACGTCGACAATGCGGTGCGGATCCAGCGCGGCAGCAGTTTCCGGATCCGGAGCGATTTGTCCGCGACGCTGTTCCTTGCCGACCCCGACAGCTATGACGGCGGCGAACTGGTCATCGAGCATGAATTCGGCGTCGAGGCGGTCAAGCTGCCGGCGGGGCATATGGTGCTGTACCCGGCGTCATCGCTGCACCGGGTCGAGCCGGTGACGCGCGGCCGGCGGCTGGCGAGCTTTTTCTGGCTGCAGTCGATGGTGCGCGACAATGACAGCCGGCGGCTGCTGTTCGATCTCGACAGCAGCATCCAGCTTCTTTCGCAGTCGCTGGGCCATGACGATGCCGAGGTCATCCGGCTGACCGGCATCTATCACAATCTGCTGCGCAAATGGACCGAGCTGTAA
- a CDS encoding TonB-dependent receptor gives MKTPGQRKMHRTNDRRPIAASFLALGCVGVLHTAPTAAEVIEAAEAPAIVVTGHRDVVLESPKSTAPLLDTPQTVTVIGDQVIRKQNLLTLRDVLAVVPGITFGAGEGGGGYGDSINLRGYSANNDITQDGVRDSAQYSRTDPFNLQQIEVYNGANSVFNGSGSVGGTINIVSKVPQANDLTVISGGIGTDSYYRGTIDSNVRAGDLVAVRLNAMIHRNDVPGRDVERFKRWGVAPSITLGVEGPTSLTLAYLHQRDDNTPVFGVPYFKSSVNAGPLPEADRSDYFGIVNLDAQQITVDRLTATARHAFSDAVVLRNLSRWQRVAQDTVTSAPQGTFCLTGSGRQPVGANGTATQGLACPATLAPGLYQPSGPRGLVRDQINEIMVNQTDLRIVSGEKGRLRNTLVVGASFSWEDYDIVSGSLIRDAAGNALTLPTIAIANPDTTYTGPVNRTVTAQSRSSTTNKAVYAFDTLEIGEMFELNGAVRYENNKANFRNLALGFVPPGTAALTPAQQASQVSDENLFSYRGGLVFKPVKTVSLYAAYGNAKTPSSATVRLGCGIPAPGAADLCAVAPETARNYEIGAKADLFDRKLQLTAALFRNERSNFRTPSNDPSLPTSLQVLDGRSRVDGVALGASGSITPAWTLFANYTYLDGKVLQSVSNFCLANPGTTGCANTAAIPDPQAGNQLIQTPKHSGSLFTSYRLPFGLELGYGFTYQGSFATNQSVLANPVQYRVEDYLIHRAFLSYAFAQGITAQLNIQNFTNEKYFTGVRNNVNATTGAVTGGWAVPGDGRSAVLSVFYSF, from the coding sequence ATGAAAACGCCGGGACAACGAAAAATGCATCGCACCAACGACCGCCGCCCGATCGCGGCCTCCTTTCTCGCGCTTGGCTGTGTCGGTGTGCTGCACACGGCGCCGACGGCAGCGGAAGTGATCGAGGCGGCAGAGGCACCCGCCATCGTCGTCACCGGCCACCGCGATGTCGTTCTGGAATCGCCCAAGTCGACGGCGCCGCTGCTCGACACGCCGCAAACGGTGACGGTGATCGGCGACCAGGTCATTCGCAAGCAGAACCTGCTGACGCTGCGCGACGTGCTGGCCGTGGTGCCGGGCATCACCTTCGGCGCCGGTGAAGGCGGTGGCGGCTATGGCGATTCGATCAACCTGCGCGGCTATTCGGCCAACAACGACATTACCCAGGACGGTGTGCGCGACAGTGCCCAATACAGCCGCACCGACCCGTTCAACCTGCAGCAGATCGAAGTCTACAACGGCGCCAATTCGGTGTTCAACGGCTCCGGGTCGGTCGGCGGGACGATCAACATCGTCAGCAAGGTGCCACAGGCGAACGATCTGACCGTCATCAGCGGCGGCATCGGCACGGATTCCTATTATCGCGGCACCATCGACAGCAATGTCCGGGCCGGCGACCTCGTCGCGGTGCGGCTCAACGCGATGATCCACCGCAACGATGTGCCCGGCCGCGATGTCGAGCGCTTCAAGCGCTGGGGCGTGGCGCCGTCGATCACGCTCGGGGTGGAAGGGCCGACCAGCCTGACTTTGGCCTATCTCCACCAGCGCGATGACAATACGCCGGTCTTTGGCGTGCCCTATTTCAAAAGTTCGGTGAACGCCGGGCCGCTGCCCGAGGCCGACCGCAGCGATTATTTCGGTATCGTCAACCTCGACGCGCAGCAGATCACCGTCGATCGCCTGACCGCCACCGCCCGTCACGCCTTCAGCGACGCGGTGGTGCTGCGCAATCTGTCCCGCTGGCAGCGTGTGGCGCAGGATACGGTGACGAGCGCGCCGCAGGGCACCTTCTGCCTGACCGGCTCCGGTCGGCAGCCGGTCGGCGCCAACGGCACCGCCACGCAGGGCCTTGCCTGCCCGGCAACCCTGGCGCCTGGCCTGTACCAGCCGTCGGGCCCGCGCGGGCTGGTGCGCGACCAGATCAACGAGATCATGGTCAACCAGACCGACCTGCGCATCGTTTCCGGCGAGAAGGGCCGGTTGCGCAATACGCTGGTGGTCGGCGCGTCCTTTTCCTGGGAGGATTACGACATCGTATCGGGATCGCTGATCCGCGATGCTGCCGGCAACGCGCTGACGCTGCCGACGATCGCCATTGCCAACCCCGACACGACCTACACCGGCCCGGTCAACCGCACCGTCACCGCCCAGTCGCGCAGCAGCACCACCAACAAGGCGGTCTATGCCTTCGACACGCTGGAAATCGGCGAGATGTTCGAACTCAACGGCGCCGTCCGCTATGAGAACAACAAGGCGAACTTCCGCAACCTGGCGCTGGGCTTTGTGCCGCCCGGCACGGCGGCGCTGACGCCGGCGCAGCAGGCGTCCCAGGTCAGCGACGAGAATCTGTTCTCCTATCGCGGCGGCCTTGTCTTCAAGCCGGTCAAGACGGTCAGCCTCTATGCCGCCTATGGCAATGCCAAGACGCCGTCGTCGGCCACGGTGCGGCTGGGCTGCGGTATCCCCGCCCCCGGCGCCGCCGACCTTTGCGCCGTGGCGCCCGAAACGGCGCGCAATTATGAAATCGGCGCCAAGGCCGACCTGTTCGACCGCAAGCTGCAACTGACGGCGGCGCTGTTCCGCAACGAACGCAGCAATTTCCGGACGCCCTCCAACGATCCGTCGCTGCCGACCAGCCTGCAGGTGCTCGATGGCCGGTCGCGGGTCGATGGCGTCGCCCTCGGCGCCTCGGGCAGCATCACGCCGGCGTGGACGCTGTTCGCCAACTACACCTATCTCGACGGCAAGGTGCTGCAGAGCGTCTCCAACTTCTGCCTTGCCAACCCCGGCACCACCGGCTGCGCCAACACCGCCGCCATCCCCGACCCGCAGGCGGGCAACCAGCTGATCCAGACGCCGAAGCATTCGGGCAGCCTGTTCACCAGCTATCGCCTGCCGTTCGGGCTCGAGCTCGGCTATGGCTTCACCTACCAGGGCAGCTTTGCCACCAACCAATCGGTTCTGGCCAATCCCGTCCAGTATCGGGTGGAGGATTATCTGATCCACCGCGCCTTCCTCTCCTACGCCTTTGCGCAGGGGATCACGGCGCAGCTCAACATCCAGAATTTCACCAACGAAAAATACTTCACCGGTGTGCGCAACAACGTCAACGCCACCACCGGCGCCGTCACCGGTGGCTGGGCAGTGCCCGGCGATGGTCGCTCGGCGGTGCTCAGCGTCTTCTACAGTTTCTGA
- a CDS encoding FAD:protein FMN transferase produces the protein MGTRWSARIVVNDPAQAESLTRGLQAVLDGVVATMSHWDAASNLSRFNRAPPGEWQQLPPDLATVLRAGLDIAARSRGAFDPAIGHLVNHWGFGCPGEAGAAGSAPDAWRSIALDGDAARRTADVRLDLSGIAKGYAVDAMALHLTRLGLRDFLVEAGGELRGEGCKPDGTPWWVDLETVPGLAMPLTRVALCGLSAATSGDYRRYRLEAGTRHSHSIDPRSGHPIANGVASVTVLHRTAMAADAWATALTVLGQAAGMALARAENLAVLMITRRGEGAVEALSPAFAAMLE, from the coding sequence ATGGGCACGCGCTGGTCGGCGCGCATCGTCGTCAACGACCCGGCGCAGGCCGAGTCGCTGACGCGGGGGCTGCAGGCTGTGCTCGATGGCGTTGTTGCGACCATGAGCCATTGGGACGCGGCCTCCAACCTTAGCCGCTTCAACCGCGCCCCGCCGGGCGAATGGCAGCAGCTGCCGCCCGACCTGGCAACGGTGCTGCGCGCCGGGCTCGACATTGCGGCACGCAGCAGGGGGGCGTTCGACCCGGCGATCGGCCATCTGGTCAATCACTGGGGTTTCGGCTGTCCGGGCGAAGCCGGAGCGGCGGGGTCGGCGCCCGATGCCTGGCGATCGATCGCGCTGGATGGCGATGCGGCACGGCGCACCGCCGACGTTCGCCTCGATTTGTCGGGGATTGCCAAGGGTTATGCCGTCGATGCGATGGCGCTGCACCTGACACGCCTTGGCCTGCGCGACTTTCTGGTCGAAGCCGGGGGCGAACTGCGCGGCGAAGGCTGCAAGCCCGATGGCACGCCATGGTGGGTCGACCTGGAGACGGTGCCCGGGCTGGCGATGCCGTTGACGCGGGTGGCGCTGTGCGGCCTGTCGGCGGCGACATCCGGCGATTACCGGAGGTACCGCCTCGAAGCCGGGACGCGGCACAGCCACAGCATCGATCCGCGCAGCGGCCACCCGATCGCCAATGGCGTGGCGTCGGTGACAGTCTTGCACCGCACCGCCATGGCCGCCGATGCCTGGGCGACGGCGCTGACGGTCCTGGGGCAGGCGGCAGGCATGGCGCTCGCCCGCGCCGAAAACCTCGCCGTGCTGATGATCACGCGCCGCGGCGAAGGGGCCGTCGAGGCGCTGTCGCCGGCGTTTGCGGCGATGCTCGAATAG